In one Ischnura elegans chromosome 13, ioIscEleg1.1, whole genome shotgun sequence genomic region, the following are encoded:
- the LOC124170312 gene encoding uncharacterized protein LOC124170312 produces the protein MEGVGDAVEILPVEEAVALDGVTELEEGSRDSTDELRHYQSSDFASLRDEIHKEITSRDVLLRKLEESVTRLSEDIAPLKDYVTAKMQQEAHSASSQSSGSPEGGANQDGDQETEEERNNRAQNRCVDVMMSLTEIRENNEEKTKIVRGFYEKIYKASPLTSLMLTFLERNRGVKVLIDCDSSNISNLVKRLVNLDGEKRNGTEFLTFADIFECRVYLGGVSGVINVNIRGHYKKENFDPEVSLAQSLAQIVMYLIFKNRGCPYACDDEMYEKLYEKIVLETSQKKDSVTMDGCVHHALSMKTPLAREVSLISVVPGMLVKYGSKEGMSKLLEQVPLLTFFFIHHVIPKMRS, from the coding sequence ATGGAGGGTGTTGGTGACGCAGTGGAAATCCTTCCTGTTGAAGAGGCTGTAGCACTAGATGGGGTGACAGAGCTTGAGGAAGGGAGCAGAGATTCAACGGATGAATTGCGCCACTACCAATCCAGCGATTTTGCTTCTCTGCGAGATGAGATTCACAAAGAGATCACTTCAAGGGATGTTCTACTCCGAAAACTGGAGGAGAGCGTCACCAGATTATCTGAAGATATCGCTCCTCTGAAGGATTATGTGACGGCAAAGATGCAACAAGAGGCGCACAGTGCAAGTTCTCAATCTTCAGGTTCGCCTGAAGGTGGCGCTAATCAGGACGGAGACCAGGAAActgaagaagagagaaataatagagCCCAAAATAGATGTGTAGACGTAATGATGAGTCTCACAGAAATACGTGAGAATAACGAAGAGAAAACTAAGATAGTCAGAGGTTTTTACGAGAAAATATACAAAGCATCCCCCTTGACGTCTCTTATGCTGACGTTCCTGGAGAGAAATCGTGGAGTAAAAGTACTAATCGATTGTGATTCCTCCAATATCTCTAACTTAGTGAAACGATTGGTCAACCTAGATGGTGAAAAACGGAATGGAACAGAATTTCTAACGTTTGCCGACATTTTTGAATGCAGGGTTTACTTGGGAGGTGTGTCTGGGGTAATCAACGTAAATATAAGGGGCcactataaaaaagaaaattttgacccTGAAGTTTCATTGGCTCAGAGTTTGGCACAGATAGTGATGTACTTGATTTTCAAAAACCGAGGGTGTCCTTACGCGTGTGACGATGAAATGTATGAGAAACTGTACGAGAAAATTGTGCTTGAAACATCGCAGAAGAAGGACTCAGTGACCATGGATGGCTGTGTACATCATGCCTTGAGTATGAAAACACCTTTAGCGAGAGAAGTATCGTTGATTTCGGTCGTCCCGGGAATGTTGGTCAAGTACGGTTCGAAGGAAGGAATGTCGAAACTGCTGGAGCAGGTGCCTTTACTCACGTTCTTCTTCATTCACCATGTGATTCCCAAAATGAGGAGCTAG